In Flavobacterium cerinum, one genomic interval encodes:
- a CDS encoding aspartyl/asparaginyl beta-hydroxylase domain-containing protein, which translates to MELIRAIKFPLSFDVVRLQADINKVISHKWTDHYNQNDYNGKWTSIALMSEDGNSDSIFALNRSELIDTDILKQCDYFKTILDEFPFEKTAVRLLNLTAGTEIKPHRDYCLGYEDGCFRLHIPIITNPDVVFMLDDKRLIMNEGECWYINANFSHSVVNNGSADRIHLVIDGIQNEWTDTLFYKEAHPEQFRKPLPEMNEAEKQRIIEELNRMNPVLTATILKNIENNHS; encoded by the coding sequence ATGGAACTGATTCGTGCAATTAAATTCCCGTTATCCTTTGATGTCGTTCGTTTACAGGCCGATATTAATAAGGTGATCTCTCATAAGTGGACAGATCATTATAATCAAAACGATTATAACGGCAAGTGGACTTCAATAGCTTTAATGTCAGAAGACGGAAATTCGGATTCAATATTTGCTTTAAACCGAAGCGAGCTTATTGATACGGATATTTTAAAACAATGTGACTATTTTAAAACCATATTAGACGAATTTCCATTTGAAAAAACAGCTGTTCGTTTATTAAATCTGACTGCCGGAACCGAAATCAAACCACATCGCGATTATTGTCTGGGTTATGAAGACGGTTGCTTTCGTTTGCATATTCCGATTATCACCAATCCGGATGTCGTTTTTATGCTGGACGACAAACGTTTAATTATGAACGAAGGCGAATGTTGGTATATCAATGCCAATTTTAGCCATTCGGTAGTAAATAATGGTTCCGCAGACCGAATCCACCTGGTTATCGACGGCATACAGAACGAATGGACTGACACGCTGTTTTACAAAGAGGCACATCCGGAACAATTCCGAAAACCATTACCCGAAATGAACGAAGCCGAAAAACAGCGTATTATCGAAGAACTAAATCGTATGAATCCGGTATTGACAGCAACTATTCTAAAAAATATCGAGAACAATCATTCCTGA
- the recG gene encoding ATP-dependent DNA helicase RecG, which yields MNNLFETPIEYLKGVGPQRGELLRKELNIHRYADLLNLYPNRYIDRTRYYKINELQNSNSEVQIIGRVIHIKSVEQKRGKRLVATFVDDTGEMELVWFQGQKWIRESLKLNMVYVIFGKVTSFNGTFNMAHPEMELLAEHEKSLRSAMQSVYPSTEKLTQKGITNKTVNRLMQQLFIETQTLFKETLPAYLVDELKLIPKNAALFNIHFPKSQELLAKAQFRLKFEELFFIQLQLITKNLIRKHKIKGLPFDKVGDYFTTFYNHHLPFDLTNAQKKVLKEIRNDLGSNAQMNRLLQGDVGSGKTIVALMTMLLALDNGFQACLMAPTEILANQHFLGIRELAKGLDLNIKILTGSTKTADRKIIHEELENGSVHIIIGTHALLEDKVQFQNLGLAIIDEQHRFGVEQRSKLWKKNTVPPHILVMTATPIPRTLAMSLYGDLDISVIDELPPGRKPIQTVHRYDSNRLKVWKFLKDEIAKGRQIYIVYPLIQESEKMDYKDLMDGYEGISRDFPLPQYSVSIVHGQMKPAEKDAEMERFASGKTNIMVATTVIEVGVNVPNASVMIIESAERFGLSQLHQLRGRVGRGAEQSYCILMTGHKLSNDSKIRIETMCSTNDGFEISEVDLKLRGPGDIMGTQQSGVLNLQIADLVKDREILQLARHEAIRLLKDDPSMNKPEHQFLKHVFIELSKKRNIWNYIS from the coding sequence ATGAATAACCTTTTCGAAACTCCTATAGAATACCTGAAAGGCGTTGGACCTCAACGTGGAGAGTTATTACGTAAAGAGCTGAACATTCACCGTTATGCCGACCTTTTAAATCTATATCCGAACCGTTATATTGACCGTACCCGTTACTATAAGATTAATGAATTGCAAAACAGTAATTCAGAAGTACAAATTATCGGGCGTGTTATTCACATTAAATCTGTGGAACAAAAAAGAGGGAAACGACTTGTGGCCACCTTTGTTGATGATACCGGAGAAATGGAACTCGTTTGGTTTCAGGGCCAAAAATGGATCCGCGAAAGCCTTAAACTAAATATGGTTTATGTCATCTTCGGAAAAGTGACTTCTTTTAACGGTACTTTTAATATGGCACATCCGGAAATGGAATTACTTGCCGAACACGAAAAAAGCCTGCGTTCGGCCATGCAGTCTGTATATCCGTCTACCGAAAAACTAACGCAAAAAGGAATTACCAATAAAACAGTAAACCGACTGATGCAACAGTTGTTTATTGAAACTCAGACGTTATTTAAAGAAACGCTTCCTGCTTATTTAGTTGATGAATTAAAACTGATTCCGAAAAACGCAGCACTATTTAATATTCATTTTCCTAAAAGTCAGGAGTTACTGGCCAAAGCGCAGTTTCGGTTAAAGTTTGAAGAATTGTTCTTTATTCAATTGCAACTGATTACTAAAAACCTGATCCGAAAACACAAAATAAAAGGACTGCCGTTTGATAAGGTCGGAGATTATTTTACTACGTTTTACAATCATCATTTGCCGTTTGATCTGACCAATGCGCAAAAAAAAGTATTAAAAGAGATTCGGAATGATTTGGGAAGCAACGCACAAATGAATCGTTTGCTGCAAGGTGACGTAGGTTCCGGAAAAACAATCGTTGCATTAATGACGATGTTACTCGCTCTTGACAATGGTTTTCAGGCGTGTTTAATGGCTCCTACGGAAATATTAGCCAACCAGCATTTTTTAGGAATCCGGGAATTGGCTAAAGGATTAGACTTAAATATCAAAATACTGACCGGATCGACTAAAACCGCCGATCGTAAAATCATACACGAAGAACTTGAAAACGGTAGCGTACATATTATAATCGGTACGCATGCCCTATTAGAAGATAAAGTACAGTTCCAAAATCTCGGATTAGCCATTATTGACGAGCAACATCGTTTCGGCGTAGAACAACGTTCCAAATTATGGAAGAAAAATACCGTTCCGCCTCATATTCTGGTCATGACCGCTACTCCTATTCCGCGAACACTTGCCATGAGTTTATACGGCGATCTGGACATTTCCGTTATCGACGAACTGCCACCGGGCAGAAAACCGATACAAACCGTACATCGTTATGACAGTAACCGGTTAAAAGTCTGGAAGTTTTTAAAAGATGAGATTGCCAAAGGACGTCAGATTTACATTGTATATCCGTTGATACAGGAAAGTGAAAAAATGGATTATAAGGATCTGATGGACGGTTATGAAGGTATTTCACGTGACTTTCCGCTACCGCAATACAGCGTGAGTATCGTTCACGGACAAATGAAACCGGCTGAAAAAGACGCTGAAATGGAACGTTTTGCTTCCGGAAAAACCAATATTATGGTAGCCACTACAGTTATTGAAGTTGGCGTAAATGTCCCGAATGCCAGTGTAATGATCATTGAAAGTGCCGAACGATTCGGACTATCGCAGTTGCATCAGCTTCGGGGACGCGTAGGCCGTGGTGCCGAACAAAGTTATTGTATTCTGATGACCGGTCATAAACTGAGTAATGATTCCAAAATCAGAATCGAAACCATGTGTAGTACCAATGATGGTTTTGAAATTTCGGAAGTGGATTTAAAATTACGCGGACCGGGCGATATCATGGGAACCCAACAAAGTGGCGTACTTAATTTACAGATTGCCGATTTGGTAAAAGACCGGGAGATCTTACAGCTTGCCCGACATGAAGCGATCCGACTTTTAAAAGATGATCCGTCAATGAACAAGCCTGAACATCAGTTTTTAAAACACGTTTTTATCGAATTATCCAAAAAAAGAAACATCTGGAATTATATTAGTTAG